One region of Gymnogyps californianus isolate 813 chromosome 28, ASM1813914v2, whole genome shotgun sequence genomic DNA includes:
- the GIP gene encoding gastric inhibitory polypeptide, which translates to MMSFKVLSLLLASLGFVLMEENVSGVSIRTPSARPVQRRYSEATLASDYSRTMDNMLKKNFVEWLLARREKKSDNIIEPYKREAEPQVAAANGPRLDLGTQEAKDFFAWLLKAKKNQSFTSLEDSEGLKDVLNQEFLTWLMSTDLCRPT; encoded by the exons ATGATGTCTTTCAAagttctctctctgctcctcgCTTCTCTGGGCTTTGTTCTGATGGAAGAAAATGTCTCGGG CGTGAGTATAAGGACTCCCAGTGCCAGACCAGTGCAAAGACGCTACTCTGAGGCCACCCTGGCAAGCGATTACAGCCGCACGATGGATAACATGCTGAAGAAGAACTTTGTGGAATGGTTGCTAGCCAGACGGGAGAAGAAAAGCGA CAACATCATCGAGCCGTACAAGAGGGAAGCTGAGCCCCAAGTAGCAGCTGCGAATGGCCCAAGATTGGACCTGGGCACCCAGGAAGCCAAAGACTTCTTCGCCTGGCTTctaaaagccaagaaaaatcagag TTTTACTTCTCTGGAAGATTCAGAAGGTTTGAAGGATGTTTTGAACCAGGAGTTTCTGACATGGCTGATGTCGACTGATCTCTGCAGACCAACGTGA
- the SNF8 gene encoding vacuolar-sorting protein SNF8 isoform X1 — protein sequence MHRRGVGAGAIAKKKLAEAKYKERGTVLAEDQLAQMSKQLDMFKTNLEEFASKHKQEIRKNPEFRVQFQDMCATIGVDPLASGKGFWSEMLGVGDFYYELGVQIIEVCLALKHRNGGLITLEELHQQVLKGRGKFAQDVSQDDLLRAIKKLKVLGNGFGIIPVGGTYLIQSVPAELNMDHTVVLQLAEKKGYVTVSEIRSSLKWETERAKQVLEHLLKEGMAWLDTQAAGEPQYWLPALFTELYSQEITPEEAKEAIP from the exons atGCACCGGCGGGGGGTGGGCGCGGGCGCCATCGCCAAGAAGAAGCTCGCGGAG GCAAAGTACAAGGAGCGAGGGACGGTCCTGGCCGAAGACCAGCTGGCCCAG ATGTCTAAGCAGCTGGACATGTTTAAGACCAACTTAGAAGAGTTTGCCAGCAAACACAAGCAAGAGATCCGTAAAAATCCTGAGTTCCGGGTCCAGTTCCAGGATATGTGTGCAACCATCGGAGTGGATCCTTTGGCAT CCGGTAAAGGATTCTGGTCAGAGATGCTGGGAGTTGGAGACTTTTACTATGAGCTGGGTGTGCAGATCATTGAAGTTTGCCTGGCTCTGAAACACAGGAATGGAG GTCTGATAACACTGGAAGAACTTCATCAGCAAGTgctgaagggaagggggaagttTGCTCAGGATGTCAGCCA GGATGATCTCCTTCGTGCAATCAAGAAGCTGAAGGTCTTGGGGAATGGCTTTGGGATTATCCCTGTTGGTGGAACATACCTGATCCAGTCGGTGCCAGCTGAACTGAACATGGATCACACTGTCGTCTTGCAGCTGGCAGAG aaaaagggCTACGTAACAGTCAGTGAGATCAGGTCCAGTCTGAAGTGGGAGACGGAACGTGCAAAGCAAGTGCTG GAACACTTGCTGAAGGAAGGAATGGCCTGGCTGGATACGCAGGCGGCAGGAGAACCTCAGTACTGGCTGCCTGCTCTCTTTACAGAGCTGTACTCTCAGGAAATCACTCCAGAGGAAGCCAAGGAGGCAATACCTTGA
- the SNF8 gene encoding vacuolar-sorting protein SNF8 isoform X2 codes for MHRRGVGAGAIAKKKLAEMSKQLDMFKTNLEEFASKHKQEIRKNPEFRVQFQDMCATIGVDPLASGKGFWSEMLGVGDFYYELGVQIIEVCLALKHRNGGLITLEELHQQVLKGRGKFAQDVSQDDLLRAIKKLKVLGNGFGIIPVGGTYLIQSVPAELNMDHTVVLQLAEKKGYVTVSEIRSSLKWETERAKQVLEHLLKEGMAWLDTQAAGEPQYWLPALFTELYSQEITPEEAKEAIP; via the exons atGCACCGGCGGGGGGTGGGCGCGGGCGCCATCGCCAAGAAGAAGCTCGCGGAG ATGTCTAAGCAGCTGGACATGTTTAAGACCAACTTAGAAGAGTTTGCCAGCAAACACAAGCAAGAGATCCGTAAAAATCCTGAGTTCCGGGTCCAGTTCCAGGATATGTGTGCAACCATCGGAGTGGATCCTTTGGCAT CCGGTAAAGGATTCTGGTCAGAGATGCTGGGAGTTGGAGACTTTTACTATGAGCTGGGTGTGCAGATCATTGAAGTTTGCCTGGCTCTGAAACACAGGAATGGAG GTCTGATAACACTGGAAGAACTTCATCAGCAAGTgctgaagggaagggggaagttTGCTCAGGATGTCAGCCA GGATGATCTCCTTCGTGCAATCAAGAAGCTGAAGGTCTTGGGGAATGGCTTTGGGATTATCCCTGTTGGTGGAACATACCTGATCCAGTCGGTGCCAGCTGAACTGAACATGGATCACACTGTCGTCTTGCAGCTGGCAGAG aaaaagggCTACGTAACAGTCAGTGAGATCAGGTCCAGTCTGAAGTGGGAGACGGAACGTGCAAAGCAAGTGCTG GAACACTTGCTGAAGGAAGGAATGGCCTGGCTGGATACGCAGGCGGCAGGAGAACCTCAGTACTGGCTGCCTGCTCTCTTTACAGAGCTGTACTCTCAGGAAATCACTCCAGAGGAAGCCAAGGAGGCAATACCTTGA